Part of the Paenibacillus aurantius genome, ACCTGCTGGCCTTTGAGGTCATTAACGAGGATCATGTCTTCCCCTATCGGTATTCGAATCCCGCTTACAGCTATTCTGTCGAGCTGAAGCGTCCGGCCGTCGTCATGATTATCCGCTTGGAATATCCACGGACGTATCCGGTGCTCGGGCCGATCGTTTGGGAGATCAAAGGCTCCTCCGAGCTTGTCTTCTAACAGAAGGCCGCCTCGACTTTGCCAGCCCGCCTTATAAGCTTCGTACGTCTTGGAGGTATCCGGTTCCGCTTGCAGGCTCACCCCAGCCATCCCGTTCGTTCTATCATCCAATAGAGAGCGAGTCCTGCCGCCGACAAGGAGAGAATTAGGGAGGCGGCCGGGTACCAGTCTCTCGATCGGGTCCGCAGAAGAATCGGGAAAACCGCTAGGACCAACGCAAGCTGGCCGGCCTCCACCCCCAGGTTGAAGGACAGCAGTGTGGCGACGAGATTCCGCTCGGGCAGCCCGAGCTCGGCCAAGGCGCCGGCGAACCCCAGCCCATGCACCAACCCGAAAAGAAAGACAAGCGGGAGGCGGGGAACGGTTCTGCGGGCGAACGCATTCTCCAAGGCTACGTACGCGATGCTTAAGGCGATAACCGCTTCGATCCATCGGGAAGGAAGAACGATGATCCGGGCAGCCACTAGAATAAGCGTAAGGGAATGGGCCGCTGTAAAGGTCGTGACAATGGCGGCCGCTTCTTTCAGCCGGGTAGCGGCCAGGAGCAGGACGAGCAGGAACAGCAGATGGTCATAGCCGGAGGAGATATGCCGGATTCCCTGGATGAAATACTGCCCCAGCATGGGAAGCATTCCCCTGTCTTCCTCCGATATGTAGAGGTAGGAGCGGTTACCCGCATTAAAGATTGTCTGGTCGGCAAAGTCGGGACCGTCCAGAAGGACAAGCTGGTTGACGTGCTCCCGATCATAATCATCAAATAGGAGCTCATACTGAACGAGCAGACTGGTAACCGCCGAGCCGGATCGGTAAACAAGATGAAAGGTGAAGCCCGGGATTACATCCTTGTTTTCCTCTTCTATTTCTTCCAGGCGGAAGGTCATGGGGACCCCCTCATTGGATAACGACAGCCGGCTGGACAAATAGTCGCCGATGTGGCCCGATTCCAGCTCCTCCTTGGTCACCTTGCCGTCCTGGCTGCTGTCATAGGGAAGCAGGCTCATCTCCGTCAGAAACAGGTCGTACCGGATGCTGTGGTCTTCCACCTTCAGGGTGGAAAACCCGGTATTCCCAGCATGAGCCGACGCAGAAGGGACCGCCCCGGACCAGAGCAGGAACAGCAGAAAGGCCGTCACGCCCCAACCGGCTTTTTTCATTGGACACCTCTAGTTTTTTTTAGTAGGATATATAGCAACTGTAAGTTTTTAATAAAACGCACATCGGATTTACGGGGCAAAAGGGGGAAGAACCATGCTGCGTTTAGGTCAAAAGGTTTACATCGTGTCGGATAGCTTGGAACAAAATCTTCCGGTAGGCGATTATGGTTTCATTATTGCTTATGATCGTAATGCCGACAATGTCTTTGATTATGTCGTTCGTATGCCGAAGTCCAACAAGCATGTTTTCGTACCGGCCTCGGACATTGAAGGGGAGGACATTCTTCTTCAGCAGGAAGCCGACCGTGTCGAACGGGAAGCCTTAATTGATTTTGCGCTTGCCACCCGAAACGAAGATTTGTTTAATAGAATCATGAACGGCGAGCCGGTGGAAGCTGCTCAGGAAGTGAGCAAGGAAGTCACCAGCCAGGCCGAATTTATTAAGCAGGTTAATTTGAAGGCTTGGATCTAAAGCCGACTTCTTAAGTTAGAAGAGGTGCACGACCGGTGGGGACCGGACCGTGCACCTTTTTGTGTTGTCCGGTATCCCCTTACAGCGGTTTATCCGAAGGCTTGCCGATCAAGTATCCCTGGGCGAGATCAAGGCCGATCGAACGGCAGAAGGCCAGCTCCTCGTTCCGCTCGATTCCTTCGGCGAGCACCTGTCCTCCGTAGGAATGGGCAAGCTCCCGGATACGGCGGATTTCCTCCTGCTTGCTCTCGTCCTCGTCGCAATGATCGACTAAGCCACGGTCTATTTTGACATAGTCCGGCTCCAGTCTCCGCATGACCTCGATGGTCGAAAAACCGGATCCGACATCATCCAGCGCGACCTTCATGCCGTTCTTTTTGTAGACCTCGAAGATGGTTTGCAGGTGGCGGATGTCTTCAATTTTCTCGGTTTCCACCACTTCGAATACGAAATCCTGCGGATCCTGCTCCAGCCGGTCGATGGCGGCAAACGTGTGGCTCAGGCAATAATTGGGGTTGTAAATGGAGGAGGGAAGAAAGTTGACGAACCTCTTGATTCCGCGCTCCAGCAGCCGGGCGGTGGTTTCGATGGCGGAAATTCGGGCCGACCGGTCAAGAAAGGAGTGCAGCCCCGTTTCCCGGGCGGTTTCGAACAGCTCGAACGGACGGAAGGAGCTGCCTTCCGGCGACGGCCGCAGCAGGCATTCATAGGCCGTTATCCGGTCTTCCCGT contains:
- a CDS encoding HupE/UreJ family protein — translated: MKKAGWGVTAFLLFLLWSGAVPSASAHAGNTGFSTLKVEDHSIRYDLFLTEMSLLPYDSSQDGKVTKEELESGHIGDYLSSRLSLSNEGVPMTFRLEEIEEENKDVIPGFTFHLVYRSGSAVTSLLVQYELLFDDYDREHVNQLVLLDGPDFADQTIFNAGNRSYLYISEEDRGMLPMLGQYFIQGIRHISSGYDHLLFLLVLLLAATRLKEAAAIVTTFTAAHSLTLILVAARIIVLPSRWIEAVIALSIAYVALENAFARRTVPRLPLVFLFGLVHGLGFAGALAELGLPERNLVATLLSFNLGVEAGQLALVLAVFPILLRTRSRDWYPAASLILSLSAAGLALYWMIERTGWLG
- a CDS encoding EAL domain-containing protein, whose translation is MEPIQDTGFVLIRKADSRLTPTLLEHGFIVDERESHLSVPYETKERLLDLLKALKASSDAGGSPSIYLTSVPGLVPRPDSFGPVRTYFARMEQHPLVSIIQENQFTSFLQPILSLREDRITAYECLLRPSPEGSSFRPFELFETARETGLHSFLDRSARISAIETTARLLERGIKRFVNFLPSSIYNPNYCLSHTFAAIDRLEQDPQDFVFEVVETEKIEDIRHLQTIFEVYKKNGMKVALDDVGSGFSTIEVMRRLEPDYVKIDRGLVDHCDEDESKQEEIRRIRELAHSYGGQVLAEGIERNEELAFCRSIGLDLAQGYLIGKPSDKPL
- a CDS encoding ATPase; the encoded protein is MLRLGQKVYIVSDSLEQNLPVGDYGFIIAYDRNADNVFDYVVRMPKSNKHVFVPASDIEGEDILLQQEADRVEREALIDFALATRNEDLFNRIMNGEPVEAAQEVSKEVTSQAEFIKQVNLKAWI